In Vibrio fluvialis, the DNA window CTGAAGCCCGTCGCCTTAAGGCACTGGAAGACGAGAACGCTCGGCTCAAAAAGCTGCTGGCTGAGACACTGCTGGATGCAGAAGCACTTAAAATCGCTCTTAGCCAAAAGTACTGACCGTCGAGGACAAGCGCAAGGCTGTTAAAGTCATTCAGAAAAGCACCCAGCTTTCAGAACGCAGAGCCTGTCTACTCGTCGGTATTCAACGCGCGTCACTGCGATATCAACCTCAAGCTAATCGCGAGGATGATAAGCTTCAGGCTCGTATAAAAGAGCTGGCATTGGAACGACGTCGATTCGGTTATCGTCGGATCCATCGCCTTCTGAGGCGAGAAGGTTTTGATGTTAACCATAAGCGAGTTTATCGCTTGTACTGCGAATTAGGCTTAACGGTCAGCAAACGGAGACGTAGAAAATCACAGTGTGTTGAGCGAGAGCCTCTCTTGCTTCCTTCAGTACCAAATCACACTTGGTCGATGGACTTTGTGATGGATGCGCTCAGTAACGGCAGACGGATTAAATGCCTGACGATTGTGGATGATTACACAAAGGAGTGCCTAGATATTCCTGTTGCTACGGGGATCTCGGGAGATGAAGTCGTGATCACGCTGGAGTCTATCGCTGCGTTTCGCGGTTATCCAGCATCGATACGAACGGATCAAGGCCCAGAATTTACAGGGAAAGCGCTCGACCAATGGGCTTATCAGCATGGTGTGATTTTAAAAGTAATCCAGGCAGGAAAACCGACACAAAATGCTTATATTGAAAGTTTTAATGGTAAGTTCAGAGATGAATGTTTAAACGAGCACTGGTTTAGGGATTTGAGTCATGCTCGTGACCTAATCAGCCTCTGGCGAATGGATTACAATGAAAATCGCCCCCACTCAGCTCTAGGTTACTTAACTCCTTCTGAGTTTGCAGCGACAACAAGAACGGCACGAAACAGTGGTAATTTAACAAGCATTACTAATGAAGTTTTGGATTAGTTCTCGGGGGCAGGTCAGCACCTGTATCGGTAAACGGGATTTCGGTTGCACATCGCCATTGTGGGGACAGTAATCCGAGCACACCTGAAAGGTGCGCCCTGTTCTCATCCATTTCAGTAGCGTGATTTGTTCTGGTGTTAAGTTAACCATGTAGCCACCCTCCTTGAGAAAGGTGGTTAAGTTTGGTTTGGCTATCAAGCCAAGCGTCTAGGTCTTCTTTGAGGTAGCGAACCGCACGACCAATTTTAATGAAGGGTGGCGCGAGGGTGCGGTTTTTACGCTGCCCTTCCATACGGGCCTGACGTAAGAAAGAACGGCTCATGCCAATGTAAATCGA includes these proteins:
- a CDS encoding IS3 family transposase (programmed frameshift), translated to MKKRFNEQQIIAILKEAEAGIPARELCRKHGISDATFYTWRKKYSGLDVSEARRLKALEDENARLKKLLAETLLDAEALKIALSPKVLTVEDKRKAVKVIQKSTQLSERRACLLVGIQRASLRYQPQANREDDKLQARIKELALERRRFGYRRIHRLLRREGFDVNHKRVYRLYCELGLTVSKRRRRKSQCVEREPLLLPSVPNHTWSMDFVMDALSNGRRIKCLTIVDDYTKECLDIPVATGISGDEVVITLESIAAFRGYPASIRTDQGPEFTGKALDQWAYQHGVILKVIQAGKPTQNAYIESFNGKFRDECLNEHWFRDLSHARDLISLWRMDYNENRPHSALGYLTPSEFAATTRTARNSGNLTSITNEVLD
- a CDS encoding helix-turn-helix transcriptional regulator; amino-acid sequence: MKTLDKRAYTEQETSIYIGMSRSFLRQARMEGQRKNRTLAPPFIKIGRAVRYLKEDLDAWLDSQTKLNHLSQGGWLHG